In Theropithecus gelada isolate Dixy unplaced genomic scaffold, Tgel_1.0 HiC_scaffold_15804, whole genome shotgun sequence, the genomic stretch TTCTGTTTTATGTGCTTTTCTGTATTCTCCAAAATTGTtataataatcaaagaaaatattaattaagtTATAAATACAACATTTGCCATTTCTCATTACCAGCAGAAAATTACATTTCAGTGCATAGATAAAAGAGATGCAGGCATACTTTGATTTTTCTCCATGGTAATACTACAAATATGTCttgataaattaatatataaaatgaataaagtgaCCCTCTCCGTCTTCTCCTCACCCTTTAGGGCTAACTTCAGCTACTGGTTGGTGGCTTCAGGTGCCAGTGGCCCTCCACATGCTGCTTTggttcttctttctcccttccctcagAAGTAGTCACTTATCAAATAGTTCAGTGCTGTGGGAAAGCTGTACATTAAGGATTCCCTTTGGGTAGGGAAGACtctttttgaaacaaaataatcatcctcatatttttataaacttgGAAAGTTGTTCGTGATTTAGTATGCTGAATTTTCACCTAAAAACTACACTCAGAGTCAATATCTTGAGAAAAACACATTTGGTGGCATTAATATTTGCAATTGTTGACATTAGGTTCTCCTCAAGAAATTGCTGTCAAAACAGATAGAATTCTGTACACTTGGCAGTCTTGACTAAAAGCAAAGCCCAAGACTGGAATAGCAGGAATTTATAGGTCAAGACAGAAGGGCATTTGGCAGAGTTAGTCATAAGGAAGTCCGCATGGTATACTTTACCAAAAGCAGCTCACATCCCACTAAGCCCTGATGTTTTAGTCActttaaagaatgaataaacagtAGTCCAATCCACAAGAACTAGAAAGGCATCAGACACATTGAAAGCACAGGTATTACCAACATTAACCTATTAATTTcaaatcacttttttattttaaagcagtcTGTTTTTATGTGTACAGTTGTTTTCTTATAGAATTACTTTCTGTGTGTACAGTAAGTAGCTAAATGTGTCAGTTTACCAGTTCTATTTCATAGGATCAGAGACTTTTAAAGCTGGAAGCATCTGTAGAACTTAGCTCGTTCAGCCctttccatttataaatgagggaactgaggcccaaGTCATTCAGTGAGTTAGAGAGAGAGGCCAGCACTCAAATATTTAGATTCTTCACCCATGGGCCagcattcttatttctttctactATGCTAGCTACTAGTGTAAATAATGTGCCTGCCTTggttttaaattgtgtttttcagATATTGGAAGAGGGGCCTGGAGAAATGgatgctagaagaaaacactggaagGAGTATATGTTTACTCCTTTTTTTAGTGCACAGGATGTTCTAGAAGAGACTTCTCAGCCTGAATCTTCTTCTGAACAAACGACTACAGATAGCAGCAAGAGAATGGAAGAAATTTATAATTTGTCCAGTAGAAAGTTTCAAGAAGAAAGTaaatttaggaggaaaaaatatattttccaactaaatgaaatagaacaaGAATCAAATTTAAGAGAGAACAAGATAAACATTTCACAGAACGAGACAGACACAAATTCTGCATCCTATGAATCATCTAATGTGGATGTTACAACCGAAGAAAGCTTTAACAGCACAGAAGATAGCTCTACCTGCAGTACAGATAACTTACCAGCTCTACTAAGACAAGACATAAGAAAGAAACTTATGGAAAGAATGTCTCCAAAACTTTGCCTGAATATTTTGAATGAAGAACTGGAAGAACTTAATatgaaatgcagaaaaatagaagaggaattTGAAAACGCTGAAAAAGAACTTTTGTActacagaaaagaaatattcacaAAACCTCTAAATTTTCAAGAAACAGAGACAGATGCTTCAAAAAGCGACTATGAAGTTCAAGCTTTAAGAAATGACCTGTCTGAAAAAGCAACAAATGTAAAAAACTTAAGTGAACAACTCCAGCAAGCCAAAGAAGTCATCCACAAATTGAACCTAGAGAACAGAGATTTAAAAGAAGCTGTTAGGAACTTAAAACATCAAACCAAGTTTGGAAATGTGCtcctaaaagaagaaatgaaatcgTATTATGAATTAGAAATGGCAAAGATCCGCGGAGAGCTCAGTGCCGTCAAGAATGAACTGAGAACTGAGAAGACCCTACAAGCAAGAAATAACAGAGCCTTGGAGTTGCTTAGAAAATACTATGCTTCTTCAATGGCAACATCATCAAGTATCTTTGACCACTTTactggggattttttttaaaacttaaaaatatcctTCCATTACACAAGTCATTGAGCCAAATCAGTGTTTATTGTATTTGCTTTGtgtattacttaaaatatatgtaataggatgttattttcattttcggTAAATCACAGTATCTATAAAACATATACATGTTTCCAagcttctgctttctctttctgatgAAGTTATTCCAGGAGTACAAATGGAAACGAAGCTTTGGAAATCTCATATATTCACTCAAAAACACATACTGATTCACCAAATCATTTATGAATACAAATCAACAGCCATTTTGTGATCTTGTAAGCAAATATGTCCTTGCAACGTGAATATTTTTCCATCTGTGTTCATTGATGTTAACAATAAAAATCTTGTTTATGTGTATAAGCCTAACATATGCCTGTGGGTCTTGTAACTGCCTGTTCAAACTCAATGGGATACCAAAAATGTATCTGCTTACTTTGGGGGTCTAACTTTAATTCGGTACATATaaacatctctgaaaaaaaatgtagtttttttcttccccctgctGTTTTTCCCCAGGCTTTCTCCTTTGACCTGGCCACGGTTCCCATAGACTAGAAGACAACTTAGAGACATTGCTGTGACCTTTGCTAGAGCCCTGCTCTTGTCAGCAGtggcttttgtgtttttcttatgttGACCAGTAAGGGGCGTTGTTTACACAGTTCTCTCAAAACTCGACCAGGGGAAAATTTCGAAGCTTCCTCTCCGGCTTACATCACAAGTTGGTGGGGACTGTGGTGAAGTTGGATGTCATCTGGATAAACTTTCAGTGAGCTGGCTTGATTTTTACAGTAATCCAGCCCTGTAAGGGCCCCAGGTGATGACAATTTATTTTACACTTATACGTGGTGAAAATGGACTGCCTCAATCTTTTGGTGGAAGTGATGGGCCAGTTGATCCTttaccatttgtttgtatcaGTTATCAAGATATCCTGTAATAGGAGCTCTATTTGCATGGTGTTTTAAAGCCTAATGAACCAAATGTAACTGCAGACTATGAGAATGAGATACAATTGTAAGGGTTTAGGTATCTTCCCTGTTGGGAAAATCCCCAGACTGGGGATTTGGCTTCCAGTACTTGCTCTGCCAGTAACTAGTTAGTTAACTTTCTTCCCCTAAACGTCCTTATCTATGAAACAAGGCAGCAGATCTATCATCAAGATTCTGTTCAGTTCTAATGTTCTGTGATTTCACCTCAATGATTTTATTTGCAAGTGTAACTCTACCTGTAAGGAAGTAAAACTCCTATGGCATTGGATGCattcaattcttttttgttttgttttgttttgtttttttgagatggagtcttgctctgtcacccaggctagagtgcagtggggcaatctcggctcactgtaacctccgcctcccgggttcaagcaattctcctgccttagcctcctgagtagctgggattacaggcacctgccactacacctggctaattaatttttttttttttttttttgtcagtagacagggtttcactatcttggccaggctggtctcgaactcctgacctcatgatccacccacctcggcctcccaaagtactgggattacaggcgtgagccacagcacccagcctggatGCATTCAATTCTAATACTTTGGGGGACCTACTTTGCAGACCCCCTTCGAAAGAAAATATAAGCAGGGTCCTTTACATAGATTGAacatctccaaatactatcaaTAATAAATCAATAGAGGTTGTTTCTCTACCTTTCTCTTGTTTCCTCTTTATTCATTAAGGCTGGGGAAGGCACTGAATGGATACTGACTAAGCTGACCTGGAGGCTGAACAAGTCTTGCCTTGCCTGGGAAGATTGGCGTAAATTGGAAGATGCTAATCGTTGGAGCTTTCTGACTTAGTCCTGATAAACCTAACCCAAGCACTGGCAGCCTGCCTCAAAGGGGGAGATGACTTTCAGGTTTTTAGTGGTCACTGGCTTCCCACCAAGGGTCTAAGTATGAAAGCAAACTAGGAACTCGTTGCCCTGTTTTACTCTCTTCTTCATCACCCCCTTGTAAAATTACCCCTTTGTACTTGCCTCATAAAGACTCTCATTCCCTGAATGCTAATGCGAAGAACTGcttacatgtttaaaaattttataatgtattaattAAGCTACTAGGCTCAATCCTTTcagtataattctttttttattatttatttatttatttatttatttatttttagagagagggggacagggtcttgctatgttgcccaggctggactcaaactcctgggctcaagtgatcctccccagtAACTTGGGCTActggcatatgccaccatgtctggctagtgtaattccattttcttttcttttcttttttcatttttttttttttttagactatgccttgctctgttgcccaggctggagtacagtggcatgatctcagctcactgcaacctctgcctcatgggttcaagcaattttcgtgcctccgcctcctgagtagctgggattacaggcagctattttttttttttttttttttcttagagatgggattttgccatattggccaggctggtctcgaactcctgagctcaagggatccactcacctcagcctcccaaagtgctggaattacaggcatgagccaccatgcctggcctataattcTATTTTCAAAGAGGAACTTTTATTCCAGGAGTATTTCTGTGAACCAACCATACATTTAAGGTTTTCAGTGACAATTTGGTTTATCTTGCCTGAGCGTGTATGCGTGCTTGGGGGCAGGGAAAGAGTGGTGGAAGGAGGTCGAGAGACATTAAGTGTATGGCTTAGACTAGGTCTAGGGCAGGGGGTGGGGTTTCTTTCTAGGATGGAGCTAGAATTCAGATTCTTGATGAGACAGCCTGAAATACTAAGACCCAGCAAGGCCTGCCCTATGGAAAGATCCTATGGAAAGCGTAGGTCCAGACAGACACTAACCAGAGAAGTAATATACGATCACTAACTTCATAGGGCCAAGGAGAAACGGGAGCCAATGTCACAGACCAACAGTTTGGAATTAGGAAGGGATTGCATCAAAATAAAAGCAGGGCTGGAATAAACTGGGAGAAAGCTGAGCTACTATTCCTCTTCATGGGCAGATGATAACAGCAGTGCGTTGAACTAGTTTAAGGAACTAGAATCAGTATATCATCGCTTTACTTTCTAGTATATTAAATGGGAGATCTGGAggtgtctttgttgttgttgttgttttagaggtGGGGGCtggccttgttgcccaggctggagtgcagtggcacaagtaactcactgcggccttgaactcctgggttcaagcaatcctccccacctcagcctcctgagtaattgagACTACAGGGGcttgcctccatgcctggctaattttttatatttttagagacagggtctcactatgttgtccaggctggcctcaaactcctggcctcaagcaatcctctgccttagccttctgaaggagtgggattacatgcatgagccaccaggcttgGTCCTTGgaggtgtttattttattttattttatttttaaataggaatgGCACATCAGGCCACTCATCCCTTTAACTAATATGttgggtaaaatatttgaaatcagcaATGCAGTCACACACCATTCATCACCAACTTCTAATCCCTTACTTATTAAGAAGCATGGGCTGTCACAGTTCTCTAGAAATATCTGTTCCACCTTGGTTTAATAATTCAGTTCTATAAACATTTGGTGAGTACTTATTGCCACAGTTCATTCcttctaaaacacatttttaaaaatttattgacatttcctgaatttgggaCACATCTTCAAATTGATGATATGTCATAGAATAATTGTCAGTATTTTGTTTCTCTTAGTAATTCATGAAATAATGGTGTGTCTTACAATTGATGGAGttttagatttgatgaaataAGGTATGTGCTAGGCTGGGAATATGGGAATCAAAGGGTTTATGAATAAGACAAGTCTCTGACCTCAAGGAGCTTACTTATGCAATTAACTTAAACAATGTGGTAAGAGCTATACCACCAACGCTAATATAAAGTGCTGTGGGAGCATAAAGGAAGATCAATTAATTCTGCCTGTGGGACTGGGAACCACTTCGtaaaggaggtgacatttgagctgggccttgaaggatATGAAGGATTTTTCCAGACAAAGCATGGGAGTAGGAGGCAGGGACATTTCTGGAATGTGAATATGGAAGGTTTATTTGGCTTCAAAGAGGACTCAGCAGCAATGAATTAGAGCACTGGTATGTTAcgtgttactgatttttgtttgtttgtttgctgagatggagtctcgctctgttgcccaagcttgagtgcagtggcacaataccggctcactgcaacctccacctcccgggttcaagtgatttcctgcctcagtctcccgagtagctgggattacaggcacctgccaccacgcccagctaatttttgtattttcagtagagacagggtttcgccacgctggacaggctggtctcaaactcctgacctcctcaggtgatccgcccgcctcggcctcccaaagtgctgggattacaggtgtgagtcacctcgcccagccatGTTGCTGATTTTTAATGTCTCGTTTGAGGTTCTACCCTGAAAACTACTGGGAATTCCAACATTTTTGGTCATTTGCAGATAGACTGGAGAATGATGTTCTCAAGACATAAAGACCAGGTTCCAGATAACAAACTGCAGAAAACCATTTTGCTGATGCTACTCTACCTTTGAACgctatcatttttgttttggaaacaaaagaccTAAGAGATTTTTGTCATAAGCCAAGTCTGCCGTGAGTAGACTGGTTTCAAGGAGATGTATGAAAGAGAAACATCACAGTTGCTCCTCTCTCCAAAGAAGCATAGAGCATAGAGGTTAAGTGCACAAACTTTGGTTatccacttactagctgtgtgaccttgggcaacttgtGTAATTCTCTgtagctcagtttcctcatcttgtAAGACAGGGTTCATAAATAGTGTTTTTGAGAGGTAAGATGAGATCACATACAGTCAATAAATGTCATccttgttattatcattattgccTAATTGACAATGGGAAATCGACCAAATCTATCTGTCTCCTCCCAGCTATTACTCTCACCAAGCTTTTTATACCTATTGTGTTCCCTGGAGAGAATATGATGAACTAATTCATAATATGTGTATCagtgatgtgtgtatatatttgggaAGGTGGAGCAAGTTGCAGAGAAGACATGTTGGTTTTATTAGTATACGAAGTCTTAAGGCAAAGTAGCAAATCTATTGTGATGGCTCTTCTGGCCTCAGGAAGGATCCTGTGGAGGGAATTTCTTGGGTTAGAGCCTACCCAGCCCCCCTCCAATCAGGTCTGTGTTCGACTGGGCCCTGGGTCTAGCAGGCAGAGTaccagaaggaggaagaaagccCTGCTATAGTGCTCCAGAGGGAAAAATCTCATCTAGGAAAAGGGAATGGAGACAAGAGAGGCTACTATAGCATTTTTCATTTCCCCTTGGCACAGGGAGCCATGCAGCTGGGGACCCACTACTACAGCTGCTCAGATAAAAATAAGTCATTGTCTTGTCCTTTGTACTCATAAGACACTGAAGCTATAGTTATCTATGTATTGTAGGTGTACCCTCCTTTCCATACTGAGTACCAAGGTGGTGTCTCCCCTGTTTAGTGGTCAGAGCTATTGTTcacagggtctctctctccctccacctcACTACCTCTCTCTGTGAATGACACCTTTGATCACACTCAACTTTCTGATGATTGCTATGTTTCACTGGGTGTAGGTTGTCATTTCCCAGGAGACTGGGCTTATTACTGGTTCTATGAGGATGTGTTATGGGGTATCCTCAAAGAATTACTTTTGCCTTTCAGCCCATGCCTGTTGACTCCGCAACAGGTGTTGTCATGTATGTTTCAGACCATGACAGGAGGCATACCTAAGAGATTCTCCTTATGCCACTAGCACCCTAGCCTGTATTTGGGCTATTGGTTGGAGCCTAGTAACAAAACTTTATCATGTGTCACACATTTCCACATGCATTGTCTTGTGTAGTCTGCACAAAAATCCTTGATTGCCACTCAttttttacaggtgaggaaaccgaggctcagagataTGAAATGACTTAGTCAGTATCACAGAGCTAGCAAGTGGTGGATCTGGGATTCAAACCAAGCCTGTCCAACTCCATTAGGATGCTTGCCCCATTATATCAGGTCACCTTTTGTGCTAAAATTAATGAGCCAAAGATTAATCATCGTAGAGATTATTTAACTTTCCCAAAGACAGACTCATTTAATACTGCCACCTGGACTCAACTTGAGTCAGTCATCTAAATGGCTGAGATGAGCAGTGAAGATGCAGCTTATTACTGGAAAGACTGACGTGTGCATGTCTTCTGATGGCAGGTTAGTAGGTCTACATGAAGACACAGCATCCTCTTCCTATGGTTATGGAATGGATGGTAACAGTAACATCAACGAGAACAATTGAAATATGAAGCCCAACTAACAGCTCTCTAAATAAAGAAAGCTCCAGCACTGATGGAGCCAAATCAATAAACAACCAGGACTCTTTGATGAACACTCACTTTAGCTTTGGGCTCTGActtttataattcaaaatgatTGATCCTATTTCACCCAATACTCATTTTTTCCTTAGATTATTTGCCTCCTAAAGTGTTTTCATTGAAAGCTAACTaatctttgagaaaaataaatgctgtgAACCCTCACCCCCGAACCTTGCTGCTTAGAAAGTGTTAATTATACTTGATGATTTAtatgttttcctcttctttccttgacTCCCTGGTAATCTTCTTAAAGTTACAGTAAAGGAATCATATTCTGCTCACTCATAACTGAATCAatccttgaaaaaatatttcaggatCTTTTTACTAAAATATCTTCAATAACaagacaaaatgttttctttcaaactGACAAATGTATGCAAGATTGTCCAAAAAAACATTTCCCCTCATAcaatgaaggagaagaaaatcGGGAAAGCTGCTTTTGACTTCGTAAATGTGGGTTATGTCAGCAGAGAGCCTGGAGGGCATTTCTGGTTTTGAGGTAATCAaccttttaaaatgcataatacACTTTTATGTGGttttaatgagtacaaaaatatatttgcatgtaGCATAAGGACTTTTTCCCCACAAAACATGTGTTATCTTgaatcttttcctttgggtatatattaaGGTATGTTTATAAATAAACTGCTGAGAGCAAAGGGGCTCCAGTTCCTATGTTTGTGCCAGGGGAGAGTGCTGTACTAGAAAAAGCAGGAGACATGGAGTTTGCCCACTTTGTTCCTCTGGTAGAAGATAATGAGATGGAATTTTGGGTGGTAGATGTTTACTGGGGATTGACACCTGTGAAGGAAAAGGGGGAGGAAGCAAGACTGGGCAGAGAGAAGTTGAATCGCCATGCAAGCCTGACAAAACCTCAGCAACCCCAGCAGGGACCTCTGGAGTATTGTTCATCAGAGTGCCCCGAATTGGGTAGAAATACCTGggcttttgttttactttattttattttattttgaggcagaggctcacgctgtcacctaggctgcagtgcagtggtgcaatcatggcccactgctgcctctacttcctgggctcaagcgatcctcccacctcagccctctgagtagctgggaccacaggcgtgcgccaccatgcccggctaatttttgtatattttgtagagacgcggtttcaccatgttgcccaggctggtctcaaacttctgggctcaagtgagccacccgcctcggccccccaaagtgctaggatttcaggtgtgagccaccgcacctgcccccTGGGCttttattctcctgcctcattgaGTCGCCAGATGCAAGCTGCCTCTGTCTGGAAGAATATAACCTGGGGCCGAGTGTATGAGTGTCTCTCTGCAGGTAAGGCAGGCCTTGCAGGAGCTGACAGCTGGAGACTGCCTGCCAACCTCACTCCCCACCATTGGACAGCAAATCCTTTCTTGAGGTGGTGCATCTTTGTGTCTACCACAGTCCATCGCTTACATCTCTTTCTCAATTCCTTCACGCCTCTCCCAGAAGGGAACCTTGGAAGAGTGGTATTAGTGGGACAAACTACAGCCCCCACTGCTACAGTTAGTCTTGGGGCTGCAACTGTTTCTCAGCACCTGCCGCCTCCACTGCTCATTCTAGGTCACGCTCACCCATAGCTACTGCCCTCTGGTGGCCATGATGGCTTCCTGGTTGGCCTGACCCAGACCCTAATTTCTGAGGGGCTAAGAGCAGCCTGGTCATTATCCCCTTCTCAGGCTGGGGCTGCTGTATCTGTCCACTTATAGTCACAATTTGGCAAGGAAGTACTGAGATATGCCCAGGTGGCACACctatttctccctctccccattgTGGAACAGCAGCCCCATCTCCTCCTGATAATTTGAGTGAATTACTGCTACCAAGTCAGTGACCCCTTTTCTGGCCTACTGGTCTCTGGACAcaaggagcccaaagtgtccaggcaGCAGCTGTAGCTTATAATTCAGTAAGAGGTTGACTCTGGAAATGATGTGTCTCCTTTGGAGACCAGGTCCTCTAGCCCTGTAGCATGTAAGggagaaaatgtttctttcctcACCCATTGTGAGGTTCATACCTAGCACCCCTATAACAAAACACAAATTAACAAGATAAAAGgagacaaatttatttaacacaaGTTTTAAGTGACATGGGAAccctcagaaatgaagacccagcGAAACAGGAAAaactgcttctgctgttttctcaaatgccaaggtaTCATAGTTGGGGGTAGCGTGTCCTGAACCCTGTCAAGAGTTACAGAGCACAAAGTTCCTATATTAGTCAGGATTCAATCAGAGAAATGGGGCCAttaagagattttatttattattattattattattattattattattattttgagacagaatttcactctgttgcccaggctgtagtgcagtggcgctaccTCAGGTCActacaaccactgcctcctgggttcaaatgattctcccacctcagcctcccaagtagttg encodes the following:
- the LOC112617013 gene encoding coiled-coil domain-containing protein 160; translated protein: MRELRPKSFSELEREASTQIFRFFTHGPAFLFLSTMLATSVNNVPALVLNCVFQILEEGPGEMDARRKHWKEYMFTPFFSAQDVLEETSQPESSSEQTTTDSSKRMEEIYNLSSRKFQEESKFRRKKYIFQLNEIEQESNLRENKINISQNETDTNSASYESSNVDVTTEESFNSTEDSSTCSTDNLPALLRQDIRKKLMERMSPKLCLNILNEELEELNMKCRKIEEEFENAEKELLYYRKEIFTKPLNFQETETDASKSDYEVQALRNDLSEKATNVKNLSEQLQQAKEVIHKLNLENRDLKEAVRNLKHQTKFGNVLLKEEMKSYYELEMAKIRGELSAVKNELRTEKTLQARNNRALELLRKYYASSMATSSSIFDHFTGDFF